The following are encoded in a window of Torulaspora globosa chromosome 4, complete sequence genomic DNA:
- the WSS1 gene encoding metalloendopeptidase WSS1 (ancestral locus Anc_2.107) gives MSTDHKNPHVAKVAVLQKKPNKEDALQLLKHIAHSISYIMKENGFKVGSLVEFYPRDRRLLGMNVNRGMKIMLRLRNPSDEFQFLPRESIMGTALHELTHNVFGPHDNKFYAKLDELTGRQWVIEQRGLYDTFLGQGRRLGGSQRREIELNRRQNSQVIRSRGVRLGSLAGGPSDRTPREMAALAAQRRADDSRWCGEAKQGRVEQPSDEDLEVITIDGEESDGCSIRNGNESIEIIDLT, from the coding sequence ATGAGTACCGACCACAAGAATCCACATGTAGCCAAGGTAGCTGTGTTgcagaagaagccaaaTAAAGAGGACGCTCTACAATTGCTTAAACATATAGCACATAGTATTTCCTATATTATGAAGGAAAATGGGTTCAAAGTTGGATCGTTAGTGGAATTTTACCCTCGGGATAGGAGGCTTCTTGGCATGAACGTGAACAGGGGCATGAAGATCATGCTGCGATTGAGAAATCCTAGCGATGAGttccaatttcttcctcgagaaTCAATTATGGGCACAGCGTTGCATGAGCTCACTCACAACGTGTTTGGCCCACACGATAACAAGTTTTATGCTAAGCTGGATGAGTTGACCGGGCGGCAGTGGGTTATCGAACAGCGAGGGCTATACGACACGTTTCTGGGCCAGGGACGTCGCTTGGGAGGCTCTCAGCGTCGTGAAATTGAGCTGAATCGAAGGCAGAACAGTCAGGTTATTAGGTCTCGGGGCGTACGACTGGGATCGCTCGCTGGCGGGCCCTCTGACCGAACTCCCAGAGAGATGGCAGCATtagctgctcaaagaaggGCTGATGACAGTAGGTGGTGCGGCGAGGCCAAGCAGGGCAGAGTCGAGCAGCCAAGCGACGAAGATTTGGAGGTTATCACTATCGATGGAGAGGAGAGTGATGGCTGCTCGATCAGAAACGGGAATGAGTCCATAGAAATTATAGACCTAACGTGA
- a CDS encoding uncharacterized protein (ancestral locus Anc_2.108), protein MAKKSHGAANGGRKLGGLSRSRSDIGAKSTESISNLTRPQLYSLYDEDITKSEDTQVYEEIKRSRGESQDDSGLSLEPGLGFSAGPATSVSLEPRVKKQWWTKMVNFVFAMLLLSIAGISYHELSRHLHDNHLLHPDFASRPLSLGVEISNALTGGRIPEWGAYALEGILFGLAIPLMDYIFKTGPSHNSIGSIIRSVNAMLGVTFGIRKVEWSSSLQAAGAWGLLNIILWLLFDSTKSMFIGCSSLGLLACVSCYGDVSDKSQFLYFMDFYFLGLLLFGKLGRYLFSQ, encoded by the coding sequence atggcaaagaagtCGCACGGAGCTGCGAATGGTGGAAGGAAGCTGGGAGGGCTATCACGTTCGAGGTCTGACATTGGTGCCAAGAGCACTGAATCCATAAGCAACTTAACGAGGCCGCAGTTGTATTCTCTTTACGATGAAGACATCACTAAAAGTGAAGATACACAAGTCTACGAAGAGATAAAGCGCTCGAGGGGAGAAAGCCAGGACGACTCAGGCTTGTCACTGGAGCCAGGTTTGGGATTCTCTGCAGGTCCAGCGACAAGCGTGAGTTTAGAACCGAGAGTCAAGAAACAATGGTGGACGAAAATGGTGAATTTTGTGTTTGCAATGTTGCTGTTGTCCATCGCGGGCATTTCGTACCACGAACTGTCGAGACACTTGCACGACaaccatcttctgcatcCTGATTTTGCATCAAGACCGCTGTCTCTCGGGGTAGAGATCTCCAACGCTTTGACCGGAGGCCGAATCCCAGAGTGGGGAGCATACGCGTTGGAGGGAATTCTTTTTGGGCTGGCGATCCCGTTGATGGACTACATTTTCAAGACCGGACCCTCGCACAACTCGATCGGATCGATCATCAGGAGCGTCAACGCCATGCTTGGGGTCACTTTCGGGATCAGAAAGGTCGAGTGGTCTTCCTCGCTGCAAGCCGCAGGCGCCTGGGGTCTTCTGAACATCATACTGTGGCTGCTGTTTGACAGCACAAAGTCCATGTTCATCGgctgctcatcgcttgGGCTATTGGCATGTGTCTCCTGCTACGGAGATGTGAGCGACAAATCGCAGTTCTTGTACTTTATGGATTTCTATTTCCTGGGCCTTCTGCTGTTCGGAAAGTTAGGTAGATACCTCTTCTCCCAATGA
- a CDS encoding endosulfine family protein (ancestral locus Anc_2.109): MSDISPTSSSVDLTKAAKEQNIDISKLTAQELKLYKMYGRLPSKKDLFKHKMQERKYFDSGDYALRKAGVIQSEGTSNNNLPVTNPGGLRESIIRRRMSSSGGDSVSRQGSISSGPPPRSPNK, encoded by the coding sequence ATGAGCGATATATCACCCACGAGCAGCAGTGTGGATTTGACCAAAGCGGCAAAGGAGCAAAACATCGATATTTCGAAGCTAACAGCGCAAGAATTGAAGCTCTACAAGATGTATGGTCGATTACCGTCGAAGAAGGACTTATTTAAACATAAGATGCAGGAAAGAAAGTATTTTGATAGTGGAGATTATGCTCTGCGCAAAGCCGGGGTAATTCAGTCTGAGGGTACAAGCAATAATAATCTGCCCGTTACGAACCCTGGAGGCTTGAGAGAATCGATAATACGGAGGCGGATGAGTAGCAGCGGCGGCGACTCTGTATCGAGGCAAGGCAGCATTTCGAGCGGTCCGCCTCCGAGGTCTCCAAACAAGTAG